A portion of the Carettochelys insculpta isolate YL-2023 chromosome 26, ASM3395843v1, whole genome shotgun sequence genome contains these proteins:
- the AMIGO1 gene encoding amphoterin-induced protein 1, with translation MRPRRPGLARPAGRLLLLPPPLLLLLLGCGLAPAGGSVLSCPPRCVCASNILSCSRLALLAVPPRLPRFTALLDLSHNNLSRLRADWTPGRLSRLHSLLLSHNALVFISTEAFCHVPGLRYLDLSSNSLRALEENLFSQLQELEVLLLYNNHILQVDRSAFEDMAKLQKLYLSQNQISRFPVELVRDRAKLPELALLDLSNNKLKGLPVAALKGLPAWVKNGLYLHANPLSCDCALYELFARWHARQLSSVVDFQEELRCSLPQSKHSVAILTLSSQDTLNCSHFREHVLEAHLGDTVTIDCDTRVRGAATREWVTPNNRRFPEEAANSTVQVLANGSLQIQPVQAEDMGTYTCYAVSPAFNETLYVDVTVHNFTQHGPHDTLNTAYTTLVGCILSVILVLIYLYLTPCRCWCRGNEKPAAQTEDSINSSMLSTTPNHDPEAAGRKASLSHLAAAGPTQGQNGKVQPDGAPEQVARRAQKDPRKMSDPDSVSSVFSDTPIVV, from the coding sequence ATGCGGCCGCGGCGCCCGGGGCTCGCCCGGCCCGCGGGCCGCCTCCTCCTGCtcccgccgccgctgctgctgctgctgctgggctgcggGCTGGCCCCGGCGGGCGGCTCGGTGCTCAGCTGCCCGCCGAGGTGCGTGTGCGCCAGCAACATCCTCAGCTGCTCCCGCCTGGCGCTGCTCGCCGTGCCGCCCCGGCTGCCCCGCTTCACGGCGCTGCTGGACCTGAGCCACAACAACCTGAGCCGCCTGCGGGCCGACTGGACCCCCGGCCGCCTCTCGCGCCTGCACTCGCTGCTGCTGAGCCACAACGCCCTGGTCTTTATCTCCACCGAGGCCTTCTGCCACGTGCCCGGCCTGCGCTACCTGGATCTGTCCTCCAACAGCCTGCGGGCGCTGGAGGAGAACCTCTtcagccagctgcaggagctcGAGGTGCTGCTGCTCTACAACAACCACATCCTGCAGGTGGACCGCAGCGCCTTCGAGGACATGGCCAAGCTGCAGAAGCTCTACCTGAGCCAGAACCAGATCTCCCGCTTCCCCGTGGAGCTGGTGAGGGACCGGGCCAAGCTGCCCGAGCTGGCCCTGCTGGACCTGTCCAACAACAAGCTCAAGGGCCTGCCGGTGGCCGCCCTGAAGGGCCTCCCCGCCTGGGTGAAGAACGGCCTCTACCTGCACGCCAACCCGCTGAGCTGCGACTGCGCCCTCTACGAGCTCTTCGCCCGCTGGCATGCGCGCCAGCTCAGCTCCGTGGTGGACTTCCAGGAGGAGCTGAGgtgcagcctgccccagagcaaGCACAGCGTTGCCATCCTCACCCTCAGCAGCCAGGACACCCTCAACTGCAGCCACTTCAGGGAGCACGTGCTGGAGGCCCACCTGGGCGACACGGTGACCATCGACTGCGACACCCGAGTCCGGGGGGCGGCCACCAGGGAGTGGGTGACGCCCAACAACAGGCGCTTCCCCGAGGAAGCCGCCAACAGCACTGTCCAGGTGCTGGCCAACGGCAGCCTGCAGATTCAGCCTGTGCAGGCGGAGGACATGGGCACGTACACCTGCTATGCTGTGAGCCCGGCCTTCAATGAAACCCTCTATGTTGACGTGACGGTCCACAATTTCACCCAGCACGGGCCGCACGACACCCTCAACACGGCCTACACCACGCTGGTCGGCTGCATCCTCAGCGTCATCCTGGTCCTCATCTACCTGTACCTGACCCCCTGCCGCTGCTGGTGCCGCGGCAATGAGAAGCCAGCCGCCCAGACGGAAGACAGCATCAACTCCTCCATGCTCAGCACCACGCCCAACCACGACCCTGAGGCAGCTGGCCGCaaggccagcctgagccacctcgCAGCGGCCGGTCCCACGCAAGGCCAGAACGGCAAGGTCCAGCCTGACGGCGCGCCGGAGCAGGTGGCCAGGAGGGCCCAGAAGGACCCCAGGAAAATGTCAGACCCGGACTCTGTCAGCTCGGTCTTCTCAGACACGCCCATCGTGGTGTAG